A single region of the Triticum dicoccoides isolate Atlit2015 ecotype Zavitan chromosome 2B, WEW_v2.0, whole genome shotgun sequence genome encodes:
- the LOC119365810 gene encoding uncharacterized protein LOC119365810 isoform X1, whose protein sequence is MLAPSPTYRSSRCSTGSTTRAQGQQTGCEAGDRECDREVLAAASTDGQLDVIPGIVVRSLKEFVTFPRTGILTIEVTLEFGDDDIYVSTPCSYFIGLGNRMVFKQEGFSDFLQASSLEVNSQVLITFKQRVGRLVVIFNLLPQ, encoded by the exons ATGTTGGCCCCATCCCCTACGTACAG GTCTTCGAGGTGTTCCACTGGATCAACGACACGGGCGCAAGGTCAGCAGACCGGCTGCGAGGCAGGTGACAGAGAGTGTGATAGAGAGGTACTGGCAGCAGCCTCCACCGACGGGCAGCTCGAT GTTATTCCTGGTATTGTTGTGAGGAGTTTGAAGGAGTTTGTGACTTTTCCTAGAACTGGCATTTTAACTATTGAAGTTACTCTAGAATTTGGTGATGATGATATATATGTGAGCACTCCTTGCTCCTACTTCATTGGTTTGGGTAATAGAATGGTGTTCAAACAGGAAGGTTTCAGTGATTTTCTCCAGGCATCGTCTCTTGAAGTAAACAGCCAGGTGCTGATAACTTTCAAACAGCGTGTTGGGAGGCTTGTTGTTATCTTCAATCTTCTGCCGCAGTGA
- the LOC119365810 gene encoding uncharacterized protein LOC119365810 isoform X2: protein MVSGMAGLQRRRVSPPAHPHHGRPTPNSFDAASLPWMAGPQILRSRILASKPTLHPRHGRPAPNSSAWDLRVGGMGSRPRWWPEEIQWCPGGSDSEAMALAIGGVPCEILPESDGLLRLFVWSRCSWSRPPSSPWCHTPPASLSTAEGTVDRCLLTAMARASTTGRRGPEPLCHSSPLRLLRPPRPSGHGRGGRRPGDRACRLRPALQRGHQLALIGTCYLNHEAAGYSWYCCEEFEGVCDFS from the exons ATGGTGAGCGGCATGGCTGGGCTCCAGCGACGGCGGGTGTCTCCTCCAGCGCATCCCCACCATGGACGGCCGACCCCGAACTCCTTCGACGCCGCATCCCTGCCATGGATGGCCGGCCCCCAAATCCTCCGAAGCCGCATCCTTGCAAGTAAGCCAACGCTGCATCCCCGCCATGGACGGCCGGCCCCAAACTCCTCCGCCTGGGACCTTCGGGTAGGCGGGATGGGTTCGAGGCCGCGGTGGTGGCCGGAGGAGATCCAGTGGTGCCCCGGTGGTAGCGACAGCGAGGCCATGGCACTGGCTATAGGAGGCGTTCCATGCGAGATCCTTCCCGAGAGCGACGGGCTGCTAAGGCTCTTCGTCTGGTCCCGCTGCTCATGGAGCCGCCCGCCTTCGAGTCCTTGGTGCCACACTCCCCCTGCTTCGCTTTCAACAGCGGAGGGGACGGTGGATCGCTGCCTGCTGACGGCGATGGCGCGTGCCTCGACAACGGGCCGACGAGGACCCGAGCCGCTGTGCCATTCAAGCCCTCTTCGGCTGCTCCGACCGCCTCGACCAAGCGGtcatggtcgcggcggccgccgccCGGGTGATCGCGCTTGTCGTCTACGTCCAGCTCTTCAGCGTGGCCATCAACTCGCTCTCATTGGCACCTGCTATCTGAACCATGAAGCAGCAG GTTATTCCTGGTATTGTTGTGAGGAGTTTGAAGGAGTTTGTGACTTTTCCTAG